A genome region from Labilibaculum antarcticum includes the following:
- a CDS encoding GH92 family glycosyl hydrolase — protein MKKLILLLSLLFSFTLFAQKNIVDYVNPNIGGIGHMLEPTIPLVHLPNSMMRISKEPNGYQSEKITHFPFSIVSHRKGIIGKFMISQNPTSNQPKDWESAYDHDQETASPYYYSVLLEESDIKMELTASQHVSYSKFIFSNNAPANLYLQCRNNGEFKISAKNNMLTGFDMISAVDGLDLEHPVKVYFAAKFDQNTSDYGTFDSNGLHYKNNYISGDKNGVFLSFTDTTNALNLKVAISYISTEEAEKHLKSEMPDWDFDRYKESHKQIWNKALSKILVKGGSEDQKTVFYTALYRCYERMVNISENGKYFSNYDQQIHTDNGIDFFVDDWVWDTYRATHPLMCLIDPENQAKKINSYVTMYEQSGWMPSFPLFTGDHTCMNGNHASSIIADAYFKGIRGFNIEKAFEGLKKNELEATMLPWKNGPATELDSFYHDNGFFPALKPGEKEWVKEVHHWEKRQAVALTLGHSYDDWCIARLAKELNKEDDYQLFSKKSNNYKNHYDPEIGFMAPKSSDGEWIRPFDPKLSGGLGGRAYFAENNSWTYTWDIQHDIAGLIHLMGGNKPFNAKLDQLFVEPFGIPKWDYWDIFPDATGLTGQFVMGNEPSLHIPYLYNYSGAPWKTQKRIRSLMEVWFTNSPFGICGDEDGGGLSAFYVFSAMGFYPVTPGVPEYNIGSPIFSEITIDLGNGNQMQILANNCSAKNKYIQSASLNGKELKGPYFRHSEIIDGAKLVLEMGPRPNKTWGTNPKFVPYSMSNTDSF, from the coding sequence ATGAAGAAACTAATCTTACTACTCTCTTTACTTTTTTCTTTTACTCTATTTGCGCAAAAGAATATTGTCGATTATGTGAATCCAAATATTGGAGGCATTGGTCATATGCTTGAACCAACAATTCCATTAGTGCATCTTCCGAACAGCATGATGCGCATATCCAAAGAGCCAAACGGTTACCAGAGTGAAAAAATCACCCACTTTCCGTTCTCAATTGTTTCTCACCGAAAGGGAATAATCGGGAAATTTATGATTTCGCAGAATCCAACATCAAATCAACCGAAAGACTGGGAATCGGCCTACGATCATGATCAGGAGACAGCAAGTCCTTACTACTACTCTGTTTTATTGGAAGAATCTGATATTAAAATGGAATTGACTGCAAGCCAGCATGTTTCCTATTCAAAATTCATTTTCTCGAACAATGCTCCAGCCAATTTATATTTACAATGCAGAAATAATGGTGAATTTAAAATCTCCGCAAAAAATAATATGCTTACAGGATTTGATATGATTTCTGCCGTTGATGGTCTGGATCTTGAACATCCTGTAAAAGTTTATTTCGCTGCGAAATTCGATCAAAATACATCTGATTACGGCACTTTCGACTCAAATGGTTTACACTACAAGAACAATTATATTTCGGGAGATAAAAACGGAGTGTTTTTAAGCTTTACTGATACTACGAATGCTTTGAATCTTAAAGTTGCTATTTCGTATATTTCGACAGAAGAAGCTGAAAAACACTTAAAAAGCGAAATGCCTGATTGGGATTTCGATCGATATAAAGAATCTCATAAACAGATATGGAATAAGGCACTGAGTAAAATACTTGTGAAAGGTGGAAGTGAAGATCAAAAAACAGTTTTCTACACAGCACTTTACCGTTGCTACGAAAGAATGGTTAACATTTCGGAAAACGGCAAATACTTTAGTAATTACGACCAACAAATACATACCGATAATGGCATAGATTTTTTTGTTGATGATTGGGTTTGGGATACTTACAGAGCTACCCACCCATTAATGTGCTTGATTGATCCAGAAAATCAAGCGAAAAAAATCAACTCTTACGTTACAATGTATGAGCAAAGTGGCTGGATGCCATCCTTTCCTTTATTTACCGGCGATCACACGTGCATGAATGGAAATCATGCTTCTTCTATAATTGCCGATGCATATTTTAAGGGAATACGAGGATTTAACATCGAGAAAGCCTTTGAAGGCCTAAAAAAGAATGAATTGGAAGCTACCATGTTGCCATGGAAGAATGGTCCGGCAACAGAACTTGATTCATTTTATCATGACAATGGCTTTTTCCCAGCCTTAAAGCCAGGAGAAAAAGAATGGGTAAAGGAAGTTCACCATTGGGAAAAGAGACAAGCAGTGGCCTTAACACTAGGACATAGCTACGACGATTGGTGCATTGCTAGGTTGGCAAAAGAATTAAACAAGGAAGATGATTATCAGCTTTTCTCAAAAAAGTCGAATAATTACAAGAACCATTATGATCCTGAAATTGGTTTTATGGCACCAAAATCATCTGATGGAGAATGGATTCGACCATTCGATCCAAAATTGTCCGGTGGTTTAGGTGGGCGAGCCTATTTTGCCGAAAACAATTCATGGACCTACACTTGGGATATTCAGCATGATATTGCCGGGCTTATACATTTAATGGGTGGAAATAAACCTTTCAACGCTAAGCTTGATCAACTATTTGTAGAACCATTCGGCATTCCGAAGTGGGATTACTGGGATATTTTCCCGGATGCAACTGGTTTAACAGGTCAATTTGTAATGGGAAATGAACCAAGTCTACACATTCCCTATTTGTATAACTATTCGGGAGCTCCCTGGAAAACTCAAAAAAGAATTCGTTCCCTTATGGAAGTTTGGTTCACCAACTCTCCTTTCGGAATTTGTGGTGATGAAGATGGTGGTGGTCTGTCAGCATTCTATGTTTTTTCGGCCATGGGATTTTATCCGGTGACCCCCGGTGTTCCGGAATACAATATTGGCAGTCCGATATTTAGCGAGATTACAATTGATTTAGGCAATGGAAATCAAATGCAAATA
- the citD gene encoding citrate lyase acyl carrier protein: protein MTPKFKAQAGTFESSDIMILIEPLEKDSGRKVDISSTVMLQFEKDIKKTIDQVLDKLQIQDLHLIAKDKGALTQTIEARVETAVKRSLGIQEGTM from the coding sequence ATGACACCCAAGTTTAAAGCGCAAGCCGGAACTTTTGAATCAAGCGACATTATGATTCTAATTGAGCCTCTTGAAAAAGATTCTGGTCGCAAAGTTGATATTTCTTCAACTGTAATGCTGCAGTTCGAAAAAGATATTAAAAAGACTATAGACCAAGTGCTTGACAAACTTCAAATTCAAGACTTACACCTTATTGCTAAGGATAAAGGAGCACTAACACAAACGATTGAAGCTCGAGTTGAAACGGCAGTAAAACGATCTTTAGGTATTCAGGAGGGGACAATGTAA